A region of the Lagopus muta isolate bLagMut1 chromosome 2, bLagMut1 primary, whole genome shotgun sequence genome:
ACAGCAAGCAAATATGTTACAGCTGAATGTGTCCTTTGTGTAAAGTGGATCCCCTTTGGGCCCTTGGTGCAGCGCCGACAGAGTTTTAGCCTCAGAAATACATCGGTGTGAGAATTCAGTGCATGCCTTTCAGAACCTGCTGTGAAATACTGTGGGGTTTTTGCTTCCCCccctctgaaagcagaaaacaaaatggctGTTGACAGCCTTGGGTCTGTGTTTGTTAAAGGGCATCTGGTGGTGCAGGCAGCTAGACTGAGTGGACTTGGAGCGTTACTTAAGCACAAGAATACCTGAAAAGCTGTCAATATGTGACGtcttgctttgttgttgttttcatagTGCCTTTGAGACTCCTGTGAAAAGAAGGGTGCTGGATTTTGCTGAAAGCCTCAAGAAATCAAGAGCTCGCTGGTTTTCTTCTCAGATCAAATGGTCACCTGGCTCCAGCGATGAGGAAAGTGGAGCTGTTTCTGTGAAGCCAGCACCACTGAGGAGGTTGGATGTGTCcccactgcaggctgccagcatcCCCACTGCTGCACGCACGgagttttcttcccagttaTCCCCTAAGCCTGCTGCCTCATACCAGCCCATCGTGCCCGTGATGTCTTTTTATAGCAAGGAAAAGCAATACCTTACTATTCTAGAGAGGAAACAGCTGAGTGAGAATGGAGCTTTTGGGGACAGGGGCAGTTGTAAGAGTCCCCTGGCTGCCAGCAGGACTGAGAAAGTTAATGTGAATGTCAGCAGGAACACGAATTCGAAGCCAGCCAGGCCTGCAGCTGGTTCCAAGCATGGCAAAACTGCCCCCAAAGCCCTTAAGAAGCTGAAAGCAGATGCACCCCCTAAAAAACCTAGTGTGGGGAAAGAGAATACTCCTTGTCTAATTAAGAAGAAGATGGATTCACCCTTCAGAGTCCTCAGCATGACAGTGAAACCGGCTCTGAGGCTTCAGTCGGGAGCAGCATTCTTTTCTGCCGGCAAGAAGTCGCACTCTAAGAAACCACCCTTAGACCTTAAGCCTCTCCAGACTCCCCCCAGGTCTCATTCAGCCGATGCCAACAAAAGCCTCGAGGCAGACAGTGCACAGAGAAGTACTTCTGTGcctcagaagagagaaaacaacaacagagagAACTTTCCAAGTTGTGTAAATCAAGAGAGAAATACTGCACATGAAGGAAAGGCGTCTCTGCAGCAAAGTGCAGGCAGCACTGTTGTTGCTTCTCATCCTCCTGAGACTGCAGAGTGCAGCCATGCAGGGAGCACGGTGAGTAGAGGTGCCAGCAGGGTTCAGGTGACATAAACTGAGTTTGCTGGGTCTCACGCATGCTCCGGTTACTCAGCCCAGGTGTTCATTTGGATTTGACTTAAAAAGAACCTGTGCAGGTTTGTTTGTATGTTATGAAGGCATAAAGCAGTGGTAAAACTCCAGTTTGTTGTcatccctgtgtgctgcagtgaaaTACTCTATTTAGGGTGGCTGAGAGGAAAGCTGCCTGTGCAGTGTTTGTGCTGACAGCAATCTGAGTCATCGTGATAGGAtcatagaaaggcctgggttgcaaaggaccacagtTCCagtcccctgctgtgtgcaggtcaccaaccagcagcccaggctgcccagagccacatccagcctggccttgaatgcctgcagggatggggcatccacagcctccttgggcaacctgttccagtgcctcaccaccctctgggggaaaaacttcctcctaagatccaacctaaacctcccctgtctcagtttaaaaccattcccccttgttaTTTCTGCGTGTGTTTGGTGAGGAGCAAAGCTGACAAAGAACTACACAGGTGATAGGTGGGAAAGGTAAGGGTAGCAGTGGAATGCAGTAAATATGAAATCAGAACAGGGAGTCACAGACCTCCATTACACTTAGTGTCACATCTGTGTTGCTGCATTCTGGCATCTAAAATGCTTGGAGGTGGGAAAGGCTGCTGGGGTTCTACTGCAGTGTTTAATAGCAGGCaccagaaggaagcagagaacaAGATGGGAAGCTGGTTTTATAGGGCTAATGTGCTTTATTGAACCAATGCATGATTATAAAGAACAGTTTATTGCCTGCTTTGTTCACCTGCACTGTATTAGTGTGTTTCTCACACACCAATCTTAATTGTCAATATGTTTTTACTAGCTAGCACTACTAAAACACAAGTGTTAGCTTGCACAATCCAATCTTGCACATGCAGTTAATATATAACTTTCTAAAGCATTTCACACTGctgtaattgcattttttaatggCTGAGCTGTTTCTCAGAGGTTAATCAGAAGTACGTAGCattggaaaaagaaacttgGTGACTTTGTTATTGCAAAATGAGCACAGGGAGAGTTTGGCCTTGATCTGGTTTCACATTGTACAGTCTGGTGACCCTGAGGAGATGGGGAATAACATAGTCATGTTATGACaagggcagagctggaggcagcagtTGGTTTGGCAGACTTTGATTTTAATAGAATGCTTGCAGGAAGCTTCCAAAAACTGTTAAGACACATAGATATAAGCAGAAAGTGAAGCTGAGTCCCAGGCATGCTAAGCTGATGGtacaaagcacaaaacaaagcacaaaacaaatgcagtgatGAGTGAATCAAACTGTATACAGCATCAATTAATGCTTCTTCAGGAAGGGAGCCTGCACTGTGTGTGGTTCTGTAACTGCTATCTGAGAGCTGGGGAGTTTTTGCCCTAAAAGATTGTCTTAATTTACAGGATGGTGGTGAGATTAGTTCTTCCACAACATGCCAGTCAGATGATTGCATTCCTTCCAGCCAGTCTCCACACGAAGGGAGTAAGAAGGGTAAGTTGAATTCTGTGCATCTCGGTCTTCTCGTGCACTCAGTGTGCACAGTACACAGGCACTGCATCTGGGAGATGCTTCTGCTTTCAAGGAGGTGGTAACTCAAGGGTttgacagcagctgctgcccagagagtcgACACCTCTCCATACTTTTGCCCCTGCTTATTGTTAAGTGGAGCAGTTTCCCTTCTATCCTTACTTTggagtatttttttccaacccTTTTCAATGCaagaatgctttttaatttcaattctTACATGTGCCTGTCTGCTAGCTGAATATCCACAAGGCTGTATGCATGAAGTTTGTGCCTGATGGTGACCGAGGAAACTCCCTTCTGCACTTCTTTAGGCAGTGAATTACTGCCAATAGTGGTTTGAATGTGATTTAACTGAGTGTTCCTTTTCTGAAGTGTGCAAGTTGGAGTGTCCTTTGTATCTTAGTGATGTGAATGATCTGCTCACAAGTTGTTCTTTCCTAGTTTGTCACCTGGATTTCACATTTCCTCACCTAGCAGCAGGCACTGCCAAGTCTTCCTCTTGCTCTTATTGAATGCTTTCTTGGCCCTCTAAGATCTCACATTTCTAACAAGTCTGGGGCTTTGTATCATTTACTGGAGCCTTCCTTACCTCTTCTGATAATAACAAGAACCATTTTATTGTGTCCTGTTCCTAGAAACAGCATGTTTGTCTTCTCATTGTGTTCTTTGgaggctgtcagtgctgcttttctgcctgtGCACTTCCTCATGTTTCTGTAATTGCTGAGGAGTCTCCATCCTTCAGCAAATGCAGTCAAAAATCATGAAAGCAGCAAACAGTTGAGCACTTGAATTATTTATGCTTGATGGAAAACACTCCTAAGCAATAATTCACTTAGACTTACTGTGATCTATGCTGCATTATCCTAAAACTTGCAGATTGTGTGCTGTAACTTATGGTAAGACTTCCCAACTTCTTCTGTTTCCATGTATCAACGTGTTCTGTGACTAAAAAATGGCTGCAAGCCACTATAATGTCACTTATCTTTTCCAGCATCTTCGAATGCCCTTGTCTACCCCATATTCAGTGGGCCCCCTACCAGCAAGAAGAGGTATGTTCATCTTTGCTGTCTATCAGGAGTGTCATATTGACAGAATAATTGTTAAAATATGCATGTAATCATTCTAAAAGCCCAAGTTCAGCCTTCTGTCTTGGTGCAGGGCAACAAGAGAGGTAATCCTTGTTGGCTCTGGGAAGCAGCTGCTTCAGAGGTGAACCTGTCGTTAGCTGCTTCTCTCAGGTGCTTGTGGCTGATAAGCTGTCATGCAGCAGCACTCAAACTTCTGCCCTTTTGATCCAGGTGCAAAAGACAAGACAGAAGTTGTAACAGAGATGGGTGAGGATTAATTAACAGAAGcatctgcttctcttctcctttcccacCTGAGTGGATCTTTCAGAATTGTATTTGGCTGTGTTTCATGTTTAGTGGGATGTAAATAGAGCACGAGCATGTTGAGGTTTGCTTTTGGATTCTGTAAGATGCATGATCTCTTTGCTAAATGACTTCCAGCCTCTGTGCTTCTCTCTGTACTGCTATGATGCTGATGTTTGTGCTTCTGATTAGTTTATTTCCTTAATTAATTTCTGCCCTACTCCAAGACTTCCAATGGAAAAAGATTTCCCATGCAAGAAAAGCTGCTGGTCCCCCTCCCACACTGAATCAACTCTTTGATATGTTTTGTTAACAGTCAAAACATTCTGAGCCTAGTTTATTGTGGACattaacacacacacagcccccagTGCTTGAAATCATTTCAAATTGAGCCAAAACAAACCTTCCAAAACTTGTTGAGCTATGGTAGTGCTTTGCCACAGAGGAGTGTTGAAAGCGAGATCTGATTGCaatatttgctttgcttcctcATGTGGCTTTTCACATACCTTCCGTGGTGCAAGTGGAACCCTGGAATATGTGCAAAGCCTGGTGTTTGTGATTAACTGCACATCAGCCTTGGATCTGCTGTTGTCTCTTGGGAAGCTGATGAACACAAGCTTTTCCTATGTGAAGTTTCTGCTTTGGAAGTTCTCCTTAGCAGCTGAATCTATAAAATGGTTGGGTGTATCTGAGTTCCGTGTTCACTGCATGACACTAAGAGTTTCCCACTTGGAGATTGCTTAAGAAACTCCACGCTGTGGAAGTCTGAAGGAAAACTGTGCAGTTAATAACAAGTTGCAGTGGGTCTCAGCTAAAGTTTCTCCATCTAGATCAAAACCCATAGGTAATTGGAgatcaatctttttttctccttgagagGGAAGCGTTGCTGATGCTGCGTGTGATTCATAGTCAGCTTTCTTCAGCACAGGAATACCTGAAGCTGTGTAAGATAATCTCAGATGACGATGCCACTCCTGCTGAGATGGCAGAAGAGGACCCTCGTCCTTGCTTTGTGTCACAGTGTGCCCAAATCCAGCTTGGATCAGGTGTCCTGAGCTGCACACACTGAGCCCTCACACCTGGGCTCACCGAGTTGTGCATTGAGACATGAGTTCCCTCTGCCAGCTGCACTTATAATCACAGGCATTTGGGGCTGCATCCCTTTCTGCTCATCACCCTGAGCCCTGCTGGGGATGTTACAAACCCACCAAGCTCCACAGGGCAGCCTGGTGCTCTCCACTCACATCTTTGGCATGGAGTTTCTGATTCAGCattgttctgctgctggagtGCTGAGTTCACCATCCAAGGGCTTTGTGacagtgctcagctgctgcagccctctgccagGACTGTGGGTTTGGTGTGCTTTGCCCCAGAGAAGGAGGTACAGTTTTGGAGACTTGGAGTGTGGCAGTGAACTCTTCCTTCACGGCTGCATTAAGGAGGGCTTCTCTTCaagcatgtttttaaaagcatgatTACAGCCATAAGTTTATGTATCAACTTAGTAGGAATATATCAAAGGGACTCTTTAGgggatgttttgtttctttggatcCTGGACTTGGTGAAGtttccagcactgagcagcttgCTGAGTCTGTGTGTGACTGCCTAGCTCCAAGTAAGCCATGGTTTGAGGCTGGAGCACTGGGCTTGGGCATGTATTTCTTCACCTCCAGTTCTCATGCTTCATGGACCTGGCCCTGTCTCCTCTGTTGTATCCCTTTGGCTGGGACTGCTGAGTTCCAGCTAGTGGCAGTGTCCCAGTCTCCTGGAGATAGGATGGCTGTGCAAGTGAGAGAGTGCTCAATCATGGGCTTGGTAGCTGTGCAGTTCCTGTTCTGCCTTGAGCCCTCCCCACTCTCCAAAGAGCAGCTGGCAACACAGCTGTCAGCAACCTTTGCTGTATGTCAGTTTTGGGGTGTTCTCTTATAAAAGTCACAATCTTGCCCTGGGTGTCTGATGTGTGAAGCTAACCTTTGTGTTAACCTTTGACCAACTGACAtctttctgaaatgattttcaggGCGCTGGATGAACTGAGTTCTCCATTTGGGTCCAGTCCACCTGCAAAAATGCCTCACGGtgtgcagaaaagcaagaaagcgAGAGAACTCTGCAAGCAGTCCAACGATCAGATGATCATTGTAAGGATGCTGGGTCCTTGGGGTGGCTCGTGGCACAGTGACAAGGAAATAAGACATGTCTTGAGGCTAAGCAATAAGCAGATTTCCTTACATGTAAGCCTCAAACAAACCACACTGTGACAACTGTAACAGCAAATGGCACTCAAGGCAGCGTGGAAATGTATAAGCAGGGGCTGtgaacacagagctgtgaagcacatctgccttcctgctgctgctgcccttcaggGTGAAGCACTGATCTGATTGCTGGGTGGTTACACAGAAGAGAGAAACCCAGATGAGAGCAGCAGTATGAAGACAGCTGCAGCATTTACCCTGCACTCGTTGTTCTGAGTGTGGCTGACTTGTGGGCCACAAGCTCCAGCCCAGCCAGTGTACAGCTCTGCTTGGGGCCATGATGGAGAAGGGGTGGATAGCAGGTGCTGAGGGACAAGGGCAGCCCACACTGAGAGGGCACAGGGAAGGGCAAACAGCCTGTGCAGGAAAATAGGACGTGTTCTAAACAAATGGGCCTTCATTTCTTGTCACCACTTAGACATCAACTTGCtgtttatagaatcatagaatgggtcaaaaaggacctcaaagattgATACTAGTTGATTGATGATCtaattgaaactagatgatcattatagtccttttcaaccttggccattctatgatccagttccaaccccctgttgtgtgcaggtcgccaaccagcagcccaggctgcccagagccacatccagcctggccttgaatgcctgcagggatggggcatccacagcctccttgggcaacctgtgccagtgcctcaccaccctctgaatgaaaaacttcctcctaagatccaacctaaacctcctgtgtcagtttaaaaccattcccccttgtcctatcagtatcTACCCTCATAATCTgccattctccctcctgtttatatggtcccttcaggtattgaaaGTCCTTGCACAGCTGACATGCAGTTCCTTCTCCCTGTGTCCTGACAGAGCtatgaaaaaagttttttaattattattattttttttattttaggtgACTGGCAAAAAAGGGCTGTATggttttcctttggttttgtgGTGTTCTTGTACATTGTTTGCTCAGCATGTTGCTGACCCATCTGTTTCAAGGCTTGTTCCAAATAATGCATTCTTTGTATAACAACTTCATGCTAGGTAGTCTTGAATATTCTACGAATAAGCAAAAGCTCGTGCTCCTCCTCAAAAATCCAAAtgtaatcaaaatattttaatctttgaTTATTGTTGCTATAACAAATTCTTAACCTCATTCCTTTAAACTAAATGTGGTTTCGACCTTCAGAGCACGTGTCATTCATGCTTAACCAGCTCTGTTTCTCACTAGGATGCAGGACAGAAGCATTTTGGTACCGTTGCCTGCAAGTCATGTGGCATGATCTacacagctgccagccctgagGACGAAGCCCAACACATCCAGTACCACGAGAGATTCCTCGAGTGCCTCAGATATGTGGTAAGGCTTCAGCTGCATTCACATCTCTGAAGGACACAGGAGAATCCTAGAATGTTGGAAGAGAGCCTAAAGATCgtttagttccaacccctggttgccccccaccagcccAGGGCCCACCCATGGCCTTGtgcatctccagagatggggcacccacagctctttGGGCTGCTGTGCCcgggcctcactgccctctaaGTAAAGAGGAAGCAGCACATATCATCCAGGTATTAAGTTGAGACAGCTGCAGGCTGTTTTGTCAGCCAGATGGGAGGTTAAAGTGTAAGTAGCGTGCAGTGCCAGCAACTGTGTTCATCAGTTTGATGAATGTGATTTGACTTTATTCCTGAAAGCTGAGGTGGTTCAAATTACAGCTACATCTGCCAGAGTCTTCACTGAATCACTTCCTCTCTTGCTAAACcactgacttgtttttttttctccccctctctGTGGCAGTGTTGGAAGAAAGAACGGGTTGTGGCAGAGTTCTGGGATGGGAAAATCGTATTGATTCTTCCAGATGACCCAAAATACGCAGTCAAGAAGGTacatgtttgtttattttggggTTTGTATTGTAGATTAGTTTTTTCATGGCTCAGATCCCTGAATGCCTCAGTTCACACAGTCATACATCGCTTGGAATGCAGAAGGCCTacaggagggcagagcagggtCGCTGTATCACATAATGGCTGcttttggaagggaccttacagaCCCCTAGgtgcccccagcagctcaggctgtgcagagcccatctgtggccttgggcacctctaAGGATGGGGCACACAGCTTCCATGGGTCGTGGCAGCTTGCATTTCTAcagtgcaggctgctgtggTCGCTCATCCTGACTCTGCTCTCCATGCTGAAGGTCTTGTTCTTAAACATTCAATACAACGTGTTGAAGGATTCAGGTGAGAGGTGAGTGTGCTCTGAGGGAGATACAGAGATGAGAATGCTAGTGAGagcctgttctttttttttttgtctttttaatataacaaaacaaaaaaatcctgccAGATTAGCTGTGTGTACAGTGAGAGCCACTGGTGTCAGGTAAAGCTGCAGAGTGCTTCAGGGCTGCTTCATGAATCCTGGCCTTGTGTAAGCATGGGATTATTTGGGGGAAATgagtttcatagaatcatagaatggcctggattgaaaaggaccacaatgctcatccagttccaaccccctgctgtgtgcaggtcaccaaccagcagcccaggctgcccagagccacatccagcctggccttgaatgcctgcagggatggggcatccacagcctcctttcattCCTGACAGGTTCATGCTGAGCTGAAGAATGCTGGTACCTAATGCACCCCTCCTTTTGTTTCAGGCAGAAGACGTGCGAGAGATTGTAGATAATGAGCTGGGCTTCAAGCAAGTTGCCTTGAGTTGCCCAGCCAAGACTAAAACCTACTTGTTTGTGTCCAACGAGAAGATGATTGTTGGGTGCCTGGTGGCTGAATCAATTAAGCAGGTGTGTGTTAATTGTGTGAAGAGAGG
Encoded here:
- the ESCO2 gene encoding N-acetyltransferase ESCO2 isoform X1, whose product is MRSGWAAWRVNARGLERAGPLVAVMEAALRCSAGDMAAVSSQKRSQSPTQTAFETPVKRRVLDFAESLKKSRARWFSSQIKWSPGSSDEESGAVSVKPAPLRRLDVSPLQAASIPTAARTEFSSQLSPKPAASYQPIVPVMSFYSKEKQYLTILERKQLSENGAFGDRGSCKSPLAASRTEKVNVNVSRNTNSKPARPAAGSKHGKTAPKALKKLKADAPPKKPSVGKENTPCLIKKKMDSPFRVLSMTVKPALRLQSGAAFFSAGKKSHSKKPPLDLKPLQTPPRSHSADANKSLEADSAQRSTSVPQKRENNNRENFPSCVNQERNTAHEGKASLQQSAGSTVVASHPPETAECSHAGSTDGGEISSSTTCQSDDCIPSSQSPHEGSKKASSNALVYPIFSGPPTSKKRALDELSSPFGSSPPAKMPHGVQKSKKARELCKQSNDQMIIDAGQKHFGTVACKSCGMIYTAASPEDEAQHIQYHERFLECLRYVCWKKERVVAEFWDGKIVLILPDDPKYAVKKAEDVREIVDNELGFKQVALSCPAKTKTYLFVSNEKMIVGCLVAESIKQAFRVLCEPSTTQSPGQDALQQQRAWRCSTEPEPAVCGVSRIWVFGLARRRGIARRLVDVVRSTFMYGSYLSTEEIAFSDPTPDGKQFATKYCQTPTFLVYNFVYGN
- the ESCO2 gene encoding N-acetyltransferase ESCO2 isoform X2, which encodes MCRPSPPLCTRCSAGDMAAVSSQKRSQSPTQTAFETPVKRRVLDFAESLKKSRARWFSSQIKWSPGSSDEESGAVSVKPAPLRRLDVSPLQAASIPTAARTEFSSQLSPKPAASYQPIVPVMSFYSKEKQYLTILERKQLSENGAFGDRGSCKSPLAASRTEKVNVNVSRNTNSKPARPAAGSKHGKTAPKALKKLKADAPPKKPSVGKENTPCLIKKKMDSPFRVLSMTVKPALRLQSGAAFFSAGKKSHSKKPPLDLKPLQTPPRSHSADANKSLEADSAQRSTSVPQKRENNNRENFPSCVNQERNTAHEGKASLQQSAGSTVVASHPPETAECSHAGSTDGGEISSSTTCQSDDCIPSSQSPHEGSKKASSNALVYPIFSGPPTSKKRALDELSSPFGSSPPAKMPHGVQKSKKARELCKQSNDQMIIDAGQKHFGTVACKSCGMIYTAASPEDEAQHIQYHERFLECLRYVCWKKERVVAEFWDGKIVLILPDDPKYAVKKAEDVREIVDNELGFKQVALSCPAKTKTYLFVSNEKMIVGCLVAESIKQAFRVLCEPSTTQSPGQDALQQQRAWRCSTEPEPAVCGVSRIWVFGLARRRGIARRLVDVVRSTFMYGSYLSTEEIAFSDPTPDGKQFATKYCQTPTFLVYNFVYGN
- the ESCO2 gene encoding N-acetyltransferase ESCO2 isoform X3 is translated as MAAVSSQKRSQSPTQTAFETPVKRRVLDFAESLKKSRARWFSSQIKWSPGSSDEESGAVSVKPAPLRRLDVSPLQAASIPTAARTEFSSQLSPKPAASYQPIVPVMSFYSKEKQYLTILERKQLSENGAFGDRGSCKSPLAASRTEKVNVNVSRNTNSKPARPAAGSKHGKTAPKALKKLKADAPPKKPSVGKENTPCLIKKKMDSPFRVLSMTVKPALRLQSGAAFFSAGKKSHSKKPPLDLKPLQTPPRSHSADANKSLEADSAQRSTSVPQKRENNNRENFPSCVNQERNTAHEGKASLQQSAGSTVVASHPPETAECSHAGSTDGGEISSSTTCQSDDCIPSSQSPHEGSKKASSNALVYPIFSGPPTSKKRALDELSSPFGSSPPAKMPHGVQKSKKARELCKQSNDQMIIDAGQKHFGTVACKSCGMIYTAASPEDEAQHIQYHERFLECLRYVCWKKERVVAEFWDGKIVLILPDDPKYAVKKAEDVREIVDNELGFKQVALSCPAKTKTYLFVSNEKMIVGCLVAESIKQAFRVLCEPSTTQSPGQDALQQQRAWRCSTEPEPAVCGVSRIWVFGLARRRGIARRLVDVVRSTFMYGSYLSTEEIAFSDPTPDGKQFATKYCQTPTFLVYNFVYGN